Proteins from a single region of Aureibacter tunicatorum:
- a CDS encoding gliding motility-associated C-terminal domain-containing protein, which produces MLESYATHIRAGEIIAEVIDCSSYTYRLKIIGYTDTGSDVQFGGGEIDFGDGSEKHAFSTDEFVVKNDLGDEVAVTVFEIVHSFPSPGEFIISFKEFNRNAGVVNMNNSVNTPFYIETKIIIDPFIGCNETVQLSIPPIDKAAVGIEFFHNPGAWDPDGDSLSYEIVVNKQDRDRDVFNYRFPNDDEFNGEKEGGGKPAIFNINPLNGDLTWNSPGRIGEYNIAFRVYEWRWIPEAETWFSMGYVTRDMQILVEDSDNNRPELEIPSDTCVTAEEVLDKVIYGTDIDNDNVKIEAFGHLLNESFITKYKPEFSPSPAYFQPVKAEAEFKWIPPMSYVRDEPYALRFKITDDGRPKLTNFETWNITVVAPAPNFMEAELIAVKDSEELVNVSLKWENYYDSNIFDVDREPIINIYRKIGSYDFNPDNCEIGIPESSGYQKIGEVNGKNVISFLDSDINFGANYCYRLVAEFKDQKGGKSYASQELCVTIDEVPDEYPDGTENPNGGKFSAIITNVDINSTSDDQGEVIVKWVDPFLADEEKYPGPFAYTLIRIDQDGVETTVLENSDELIFTDKGLDTRNKIYTYKVVAKSSNNVEMPASAKASSVRLNLLAKANNITVFWNADVPWTNQSQSHPYHRIYRNKVDSDDLDKFVLYDSVMVINSPFEYTDTGKDAGLNINEEYCYRIMTVGSYENEQIDSPLLNRSQEICGKADDGLPPCAPSSVQANALEENRCENVLNSLPCRDLNGIENILTWKSDFSARCLQDFMRYQVFYSRNSEGPFEMIGYSVEDSFIHTRNNSLAGCYYIKSEDFSGNLSDPTDTVCIDNCPYYELPNVFTPNGDAINEKFRPFGEEFGGSEGRCPRFVKSLSFKVYNRNGVEQFEYENVVNEDDTDLSGVYIDWNGQTNSGNDLPSGVYYYLLEVEFDVIDPNKQTQLFKGWVHLVR; this is translated from the coding sequence GTGCTAGAAAGTTATGCCACACATATTAGAGCTGGAGAGATTATAGCTGAAGTTATAGATTGTTCTTCTTATACTTATAGGTTGAAAATTATTGGTTATACTGACACAGGATCAGATGTTCAGTTTGGGGGAGGAGAGATCGACTTTGGCGATGGATCGGAGAAGCATGCATTTTCCACTGATGAGTTTGTTGTCAAAAATGACTTGGGTGATGAAGTCGCTGTGACTGTTTTTGAGATTGTGCATTCATTTCCAAGTCCGGGAGAATTTATAATCTCTTTTAAAGAATTCAATAGGAACGCAGGTGTTGTGAACATGAACAACTCAGTGAATACGCCTTTTTACATTGAAACCAAAATTATAATTGATCCATTTATTGGCTGTAATGAGACTGTGCAGTTATCGATACCACCTATAGATAAAGCTGCTGTTGGTATCGAATTTTTTCATAATCCTGGGGCATGGGATCCTGACGGCGATAGTTTGTCATACGAGATTGTTGTTAATAAGCAAGATAGAGATAGAGATGTTTTCAATTATAGATTCCCAAATGATGATGAGTTTAATGGAGAGAAAGAAGGAGGCGGAAAGCCTGCTATTTTCAACATTAATCCGCTTAATGGGGATTTGACATGGAATTCTCCAGGCAGGATAGGAGAGTATAATATCGCATTTAGAGTTTACGAATGGCGCTGGATTCCTGAAGCAGAAACATGGTTTTCTATGGGTTATGTGACTAGAGATATGCAGATTTTAGTAGAAGACTCTGATAATAATAGACCAGAACTTGAAATCCCAAGTGATACTTGTGTAACTGCTGAAGAAGTATTGGATAAGGTGATATATGGGACAGATATAGATAATGACAATGTGAAAATCGAAGCATTTGGACATTTGTTGAATGAAAGCTTTATAACTAAATACAAACCTGAGTTTTCGCCGAGTCCTGCTTATTTTCAGCCTGTGAAGGCAGAGGCCGAATTCAAATGGATTCCTCCAATGTCATATGTTAGAGATGAGCCATATGCTTTAAGGTTTAAAATCACTGATGATGGAAGGCCCAAGTTGACGAATTTTGAAACATGGAATATTACTGTAGTAGCTCCAGCTCCAAACTTTATGGAGGCGGAGTTAATCGCTGTTAAAGATTCTGAGGAACTGGTGAATGTAAGTTTGAAATGGGAGAATTATTATGACTCTAATATTTTTGATGTTGATCGTGAACCGATTATAAATATCTATAGAAAAATAGGCTCTTATGACTTTAATCCTGATAATTGCGAGATAGGAATTCCGGAAAGTTCAGGATATCAGAAAATTGGAGAGGTAAATGGAAAGAATGTTATTTCTTTTTTGGATTCGGATATTAATTTCGGAGCCAATTATTGCTATCGTTTGGTTGCTGAGTTTAAAGATCAAAAAGGAGGGAAGAGTTATGCTTCTCAAGAATTATGCGTAACAATTGACGAGGTTCCGGATGAGTACCCTGATGGAACAGAGAATCCAAATGGAGGGAAGTTTTCTGCGATTATTACGAATGTAGATATAAATTCAACTTCGGATGACCAGGGTGAGGTAATTGTAAAATGGGTTGATCCTTTTTTAGCAGATGAAGAGAAGTACCCTGGACCATTTGCATATACTCTTATTCGAATAGATCAAGATGGGGTAGAAACAACAGTGCTGGAGAACTCTGATGAACTAATATTTACAGATAAGGGATTGGATACAAGAAATAAGATTTATACTTATAAAGTAGTTGCTAAATCATCTAATAATGTTGAAATGCCTGCTTCGGCTAAAGCATCCAGTGTTCGATTGAATTTGTTGGCTAAGGCGAATAATATAACTGTTTTTTGGAATGCGGATGTTCCTTGGACAAATCAAAGCCAGAGTCATCCTTATCATCGTATCTATAGAAATAAAGTGGATAGCGACGATTTGGACAAATTTGTTTTATACGATTCTGTGATGGTTATTAATAGTCCATTTGAGTATACAGATACTGGCAAGGACGCAGGACTTAATATTAATGAAGAGTATTGTTATAGAATAATGACTGTTGGAAGTTATGAAAATGAACAAATAGACAGTCCACTCTTAAATAGAAGTCAAGAAATATGCGGAAAGGCTGATGATGGCTTGCCGCCATGTGCTCCATCTTCGGTTCAAGCAAACGCTTTGGAAGAAAATAGATGCGAGAATGTGCTAAACAGTTTGCCGTGTAGAGATCTGAACGGTATCGAAAATATATTGACATGGAAATCGGACTTTAGCGCAAGGTGCTTGCAGGACTTTATGAGGTACCAAGTATTTTATTCAAGAAATTCTGAAGGACCATTTGAAATGATAGGGTATAGTGTCGAAGATTCATTTATTCATACTAGAAATAATTCTTTGGCAGGGTGTTATTACATTAAATCGGAAGATTTCTCGGGGAATTTGAGCGATCCAACAGATACGGTGTGTATTGACAATTGTCCTTATTATGAACTTCCAAACGTTTTCACTCCAAATGGTGATGCTATCAATGAGAAGTTCAGGCCATTTGGCGAGGAGTTTGGCGGTAGCGAAGGTAGATGTCCAAGGTTCGTGAAAAGCTTGTCTTTTAAAGTTTACAATAGAAATGGTGTAGAGCAATTCGAATATGAGAACGTGGTCAATGAGGATGATACCGATTTGTCTGGAGTTTATATTGATTGGAATGGTCAAACGAATTCTGGGAACGATTTGCCATCTGGCGTTTACTATTATTTGCTTGAAGTTGAGTTTGATGTTATAGATCCAAATAAGCAGACTCAGTTGTTTAAAGGATGGGTGCATCTAGTAAGGTAA
- the fabD gene encoding ACP S-malonyltransferase, whose protein sequence is MKAYVFPGQGAQFSGMGKDLYEKSEKAREYFDKANEILGFDITKIMFEGSKEELQETKVTQPAVFLDSVIRFLVEEDLKPDMVAGHSLGEFSALVANGTLSFEDGLSLVSKRALAMQKACESNPGGMAAILGLGDDVVEDICKELDSDIIPANYNCPGQLVISGSKEGIEKACVVFKEKGAKRALPLPVGGAFHSSLMEPARVELAEAIESTTFHQPACPVYQNVNAKPSTDVDEIKANLIAQLTGSVKWTQQVQNMVADGATSFVESGPGKVLQGLVKKISRATEVSSL, encoded by the coding sequence ATGAAGGCATACGTATTTCCAGGACAAGGAGCTCAGTTTTCAGGAATGGGCAAGGATTTGTATGAAAAGTCGGAAAAGGCTAGAGAGTATTTTGATAAAGCGAATGAAATACTAGGCTTTGATATAACAAAAATAATGTTCGAAGGCTCAAAAGAAGAGTTGCAAGAAACAAAAGTGACGCAGCCGGCAGTGTTTTTGGACTCAGTGATAAGATTTTTGGTTGAGGAAGATTTGAAGCCTGATATGGTCGCAGGTCATTCGTTGGGAGAGTTTTCTGCTTTGGTAGCTAATGGAACTCTATCATTCGAAGATGGTTTGAGCTTGGTTTCAAAAAGAGCTCTAGCTATGCAGAAAGCTTGTGAGTCAAATCCTGGTGGCATGGCAGCAATTCTTGGTTTGGGAGATGATGTAGTTGAAGACATTTGCAAAGAACTTGATAGTGATATCATCCCAGCAAACTACAATTGTCCAGGTCAGTTAGTTATATCCGGTTCAAAAGAAGGCATTGAAAAAGCATGCGTAGTTTTTAAAGAGAAAGGAGCCAAAAGAGCTTTGCCATTGCCAGTCGGAGGAGCTTTTCACTCAAGCTTAATGGAACCGGCAAGAGTAGAGTTGGCTGAGGCGATTGAGAGTACTACATTCCATCAACCAGCATGTCCAGTATATCAAAATGTGAACGCAAAGCCATCAACTGATGTTGATGAGATCAAAGCGAATTTGATAGCTCAGTTGACTGGGTCAGTAAAATGGACGCAACAAGTGCAAAATATGGTTGCGGATGGAGCTACATCTTTTGTTGAGTCTGGACCTGGTAAAGTATTGCAAGGTCTTGTAAAGAAGATTTCAAGAGCAACTGAAGTTTCTAGCTTGTAA
- the lpcA gene encoding D-sedoheptulose 7-phosphate isomerase, whose translation MDKINEIKSEFEEASKVLTSFINDEDNFHRIYEAAEIIVASFKAGGKVISCGNGGSHCDAMHFAEELSGRFRENRPAMPAIAISDPSHISCVGNDYGFDYIFSRYVEGLGNENDVLLGISTSGNSKNVINAIEAAKKKGMKVIALTGKDGGKIAGTVDLEIRVPSFGFADRVQEVHIKIIHTMILTIEKLMK comes from the coding sequence ATGGATAAAATTAATGAGATTAAGTCTGAGTTTGAAGAGGCTTCAAAAGTGTTGACTAGTTTTATAAATGATGAAGATAATTTTCATAGAATTTATGAAGCAGCTGAGATTATTGTAGCGTCATTTAAAGCCGGAGGCAAAGTTATTTCTTGCGGTAATGGTGGCTCTCATTGTGATGCTATGCACTTTGCAGAAGAGTTGAGCGGAAGGTTTAGAGAGAATAGACCTGCAATGCCTGCAATCGCAATTTCTGATCCTAGCCATATCTCTTGTGTTGGAAATGATTATGGTTTCGATTATATCTTTTCCAGATATGTGGAAGGCTTGGGTAATGAAAATGATGTTCTTCTTGGTATTTCTACGAGTGGGAACTCCAAGAACGTTATAAATGCGATTGAAGCCGCGAAGAAAAAAGGAATGAAAGTGATCGCATTGACAGGCAAGGATGGAGGCAAGATTGCCGGTACCGTTGATTTGGAAATTAGAGTCCCTTCATTTGGCTTTGCTGACAGGGTTCAGGAAGTTCATATCAAGATCATTCATACTATGATTTTGACTATTGAGAAATTAATGAAATAA
- a CDS encoding NRDE family protein, with product MCTATFFALENGEFALTHNRDESYRRAIAVLPKEKTIDGKKIIVPIDPQGKGSWIFTSIDLSVCLLNGAFEKHEKRDDYVRSRGTVVLEVLETSTDREFIDTVDLNGVEPFTLILFRHSNQSSLGEFRWDGKEKYYKELALNENHIWSSVTLYDELAQFKRIKAFEKQFSGHIPSKDEIMKFHLSMHNPDIFMKTETHQTVSTSQMIVGDAFSTFEYADYINDVKTKLAL from the coding sequence ATGTGTACTGCTACTTTTTTCGCATTGGAAAATGGAGAGTTTGCATTGACTCATAATCGAGATGAAAGTTATAGAAGGGCTATTGCTGTGCTTCCGAAGGAAAAAACAATAGACGGAAAAAAAATTATAGTGCCTATTGATCCTCAAGGAAAAGGGTCTTGGATCTTTACATCGATTGATTTAAGTGTTTGTTTGTTGAATGGTGCTTTCGAAAAGCACGAGAAAAGAGATGATTATGTGCGGAGCAGAGGGACAGTAGTCTTGGAGGTTCTTGAGACTTCGACAGATCGTGAGTTTATAGATACTGTTGACTTGAATGGAGTTGAACCATTTACTTTGATATTATTCAGGCATTCAAATCAATCAAGCTTAGGAGAGTTTAGGTGGGATGGTAAAGAAAAGTATTATAAAGAACTTGCTTTGAATGAAAATCATATTTGGTCTTCGGTAACTTTGTATGATGAATTGGCTCAATTCAAACGCATAAAAGCCTTTGAAAAACAGTTTTCAGGTCATATTCCTTCAAAAGATGAAATAATGAAGTTTCATTTAAGCATGCATAATCCTGATATTTTTATGAAAACAGAAACTCATCAAACGGTAAGCACTTCGCAAATGATAGTTGGTGATGCTTTTTCAACTTTCGAGTATGCGGATTATATAAATGATGTCAAAACGAAATTAGCTTTATAA
- a CDS encoding arsenate reductase family protein: MENVIYYLSTCTTCKRILSEIDTKDLVLREIKSMPISENEIEEMHSLSGSYEALFSRRARKYAELGLKDQKLAEEDYKKYIMDEYTFLKRPVAIIDGEIFVGNSKKNVEALIAKVNS, translated from the coding sequence ATGGAGAATGTAATATACTATTTATCTACTTGCACTACTTGTAAGAGAATTTTGTCAGAGATTGATACTAAGGATTTAGTGCTTAGAGAAATTAAGTCAATGCCAATTAGCGAAAATGAAATAGAGGAAATGCATAGTTTGAGTGGTAGCTATGAGGCATTGTTTAGCAGAAGAGCAAGAAAGTACGCTGAATTGGGTTTGAAGGATCAGAAACTTGCTGAGGAAGATTATAAAAAATATATAATGGATGAATATACTTTTTTGAAAAGACCTGTGGCGATTATCGATGGGGAGATTTTTGTAGGGAATTCGAAAAAGAATGTTGAAGCATTGATTGCTAAAGTTAATTCATAG
- the argH gene encoding argininosuccinate lyase — MKLWDKGYQTENIVEQFTVGKDRELDIHLAPFDVLGSIAHATMLESIDLLTEDELFKLQNELVKIFREIESGKFEIEEGCEDVHSQVELILTKKLGDIGKKIHSGRSRNDQVLVDLQLYVRYQIEQIVNLSEKLIHKLLELSETHKDVLIPGYTHLQVAMPSSFGLWFGAYAESLIDDLLLFKASYDTANQNPLGSAAGYGSSFPLDRKMTTLLLGFEDLKYNVVAAQMGRGKVERNMAFAMSSIASTMAKMSMDTCLYMSQNFGFLTFPDELTTGSSIMPHKKNPDVFELIRGKCNKIQSLPIELNMIINNLPSGYHRDLQMVKEAFIPSIEMLKDCIEMAEFMFDKIIINKDAIKDPKYDYIYSVEKVNEKVLQGIPFREAYKMIGQDIAEGKYQPDTEVKHTHEGSIGNLCNDKIKAKLDKAVKSFDFITANEALQKLLLL, encoded by the coding sequence ATGAAACTTTGGGATAAAGGATATCAAACCGAAAATATAGTAGAACAATTTACAGTTGGCAAAGACAGAGAACTGGACATTCATCTAGCTCCTTTTGATGTGTTGGGTTCCATAGCGCATGCGACAATGCTAGAAAGCATTGACCTGTTAACTGAAGACGAGCTTTTCAAACTGCAGAATGAGCTAGTAAAAATATTCAGGGAAATTGAATCAGGGAAATTCGAAATTGAAGAGGGATGTGAAGATGTTCATTCTCAAGTTGAGCTTATCTTAACTAAAAAACTAGGTGATATTGGCAAAAAAATCCATTCTGGAAGGTCTAGAAATGATCAAGTATTAGTGGATTTGCAACTGTATGTAAGATATCAAATCGAACAAATAGTCAATCTATCAGAAAAACTTATCCACAAGCTCTTGGAACTAAGCGAAACACATAAAGATGTGTTGATTCCGGGCTATACTCATTTGCAAGTTGCTATGCCTTCATCTTTCGGTCTTTGGTTCGGCGCTTATGCTGAATCATTGATTGATGACTTATTGCTTTTCAAAGCGTCCTACGACACCGCCAATCAAAACCCGTTAGGGTCAGCCGCTGGCTATGGCTCCTCTTTTCCATTAGACAGAAAAATGACGACTCTTCTGCTTGGCTTCGAAGATCTCAAATACAATGTCGTCGCTGCGCAAATGGGCAGAGGAAAAGTAGAGCGAAACATGGCTTTTGCGATGAGTTCTATAGCATCGACCATGGCTAAAATGTCTATGGACACTTGCTTGTATATGTCTCAAAACTTTGGCTTTTTAACTTTCCCTGACGAATTGACAACTGGTTCGAGCATCATGCCTCACAAAAAGAATCCTGATGTTTTTGAATTGATAAGAGGCAAATGCAACAAAATTCAATCACTGCCTATTGAACTCAACATGATTATCAATAATCTACCATCAGGATATCATAGAGACTTGCAAATGGTCAAAGAAGCATTTATTCCCTCCATTGAAATGCTCAAAGACTGTATAGAAATGGCGGAATTTATGTTTGACAAGATTATTATCAATAAAGACGCTATCAAAGATCCTAAATACGATTACATATATAGCGTTGAAAAAGTCAACGAAAAAGTTCTACAAGGAATCCCTTTTAGAGAGGCATATAAAATGATCGGGCAAGATATTGCCGAAGGGAAATATCAACCTGACACAGAAGTAAAACATACTCACGAAGGCAGTATTGGGAATCTTTGCAATGACAAAATCAAAGCAAAATTAGATAAGGCTGTAAAGTCATTTGACTTCATCACAGCCAACGAAGCATTGCAAAAGCTGTTGCTTTTATAA
- a CDS encoding M20 family metallo-hydrolase, whose product MDKDNFLTKEAVNLLKSMIAIASYSGDEHRVADLIKNILETSNIEYKSQGNNVWAHNKHFTQGKPTILLNSHIDTVKPSKSWTKDPFTPIIESGKLYGLGSNDAGASLVSLLAAFKYFHHDDELNFNLIFAATAEEEVSGPNGIASIIEQLGAIDFAIVGEPTKMNLAIAEKGLMVIDGEAKGISGHAAREEGENAIYKALKDIGWLQNYSFDKESNLLGPVKMSVTQINAGSQHNVVPDRCGFVIDVRSNEHYSNREIFEMLQKNTLSELKARSFRLNSSGMSANHPFAKKAISLGLETFGSPTLSDQALIPFVSAKIGPGDSARSHTADEYIHLSEIEKGIDTYINLLKDFKL is encoded by the coding sequence ATGGATAAGGATAATTTTCTAACCAAAGAAGCTGTCAATCTGCTTAAAAGCATGATCGCCATTGCATCCTATTCAGGAGACGAACATCGTGTGGCAGATTTGATAAAAAACATCCTTGAAACAAGTAATATTGAATACAAATCTCAAGGGAATAATGTCTGGGCGCATAATAAGCACTTTACACAAGGAAAGCCCACGATTTTATTAAACTCTCATATTGACACGGTAAAGCCTTCCAAATCTTGGACCAAAGATCCTTTTACTCCAATTATAGAGAGCGGAAAACTTTACGGGTTAGGCTCGAACGATGCCGGGGCTTCGCTTGTTAGCTTGCTTGCCGCATTTAAATATTTTCATCATGACGATGAGCTAAATTTTAATCTAATCTTCGCCGCTACAGCGGAAGAAGAAGTTTCGGGACCTAATGGCATCGCTTCAATCATTGAACAACTTGGAGCAATCGACTTTGCTATTGTAGGAGAGCCTACCAAAATGAATCTAGCCATAGCTGAGAAAGGCTTAATGGTCATCGATGGCGAGGCAAAAGGGATTTCGGGGCACGCAGCAAGAGAAGAAGGTGAAAATGCGATCTATAAAGCGTTAAAAGACATTGGTTGGCTTCAAAACTATTCATTTGACAAAGAATCTAATCTCTTAGGGCCTGTAAAGATGAGCGTTACTCAAATAAATGCGGGAAGCCAGCATAACGTAGTGCCTGACAGATGCGGATTTGTAATAGATGTTCGCTCAAACGAGCATTATTCCAATAGGGAAATATTCGAAATGCTGCAAAAAAACACATTATCGGAACTAAAAGCCAGATCTTTCAGGCTTAACTCTTCAGGAATGTCAGCAAACCACCCATTTGCAAAAAAAGCAATAAGCCTTGGCTTAGAAACTTTTGGGTCTCCTACTCTGTCAGATCAAGCGCTAATACCATTTGTATCTGCGAAAATAGGACCTGGTGATTCCGCAAGATCGCATACAGCGGATGAATATATTCACTTGAGTGAAATAGAAAAAGGCATCGACACATACATCAATTTATTAAAAGATTTTAAACTCTGA
- the argB gene encoding acetylglutamate kinase codes for MEQLKIIKIGGNIIDDENALESFLNDFSKIHGKKILIHGGGKIATKVSQALGIQTQMHEGRRITCKDTIDVVTMTYAGLINKKIVAELQKYDCNAIGLTGADGNLIPSIKRPVKDIDYGFVGDVKEDKINTSLLQLFISKEICPVFCAITHDENGQLLNTNADTIAATIAKSLSKVYNVDLIYCFEKNGVLADINDNNSVIKNITPENFDKLKSEGIIANGMIPKLSNAFDALDYGVNRVIIKNAQYISDDSGTFITQN; via the coding sequence ATGGAACAATTGAAAATAATCAAAATTGGAGGCAATATCATTGATGACGAGAATGCTTTAGAATCTTTTCTAAATGATTTCTCTAAAATCCATGGCAAGAAAATATTGATACATGGAGGAGGAAAAATAGCTACCAAAGTCAGCCAAGCTCTCGGAATTCAAACTCAAATGCATGAAGGAAGAAGAATCACATGCAAAGACACTATTGATGTAGTTACCATGACTTATGCGGGACTTATCAATAAAAAAATCGTCGCTGAACTTCAAAAATATGATTGCAATGCTATCGGACTTACTGGCGCGGATGGCAATCTAATTCCTTCAATCAAAAGACCGGTTAAAGATATTGATTATGGATTCGTGGGAGATGTCAAAGAAGACAAAATCAACACAAGCTTATTGCAGCTTTTTATCAGCAAAGAAATTTGTCCCGTTTTTTGCGCGATAACTCATGATGAAAACGGCCAACTTCTGAACACGAACGCCGACACTATCGCCGCTACCATAGCCAAATCACTTTCAAAGGTATACAATGTTGACTTAATATACTGTTTTGAAAAAAATGGCGTATTGGCTGACATCAATGATAATAATAGCGTGATAAAAAACATCACTCCTGAAAACTTTGATAAATTAAAATCTGAAGGAATAATAGCAAATGGGATGATACCAAAACTTTCCAATGCTTTTGATGCTTTAGATTATGGAGTCAATCGTGTGATCATCAAGAATGCTCAATACATTTCTGATGACAGCGGCACTTTTATCACGCAAAATTGA
- a CDS encoding N-acetylornithine carbamoyltransferase translates to MKNFTSVTDVEDPIALIKKAALCKKSPFENDHLGKHKTLGLIFFNPSLRTRLSTQRAAYNLGMNVIVMNIDKDSWKLEFEDGQIMNSDKAEHVKEAVAVMSQYCDLLGVRTFPGLVNRDEDYSEFILNQFIKYSSVPIISLESATLHPLQSLADMLTIDELKIVKPKIVLTWAPHIRALPQAVSNSFVEWCKASQADITVTCPEGFELSPEFMEGVKLEHNQKEAFKGADIIYAKNWSSFNDYGKIGQNLDHWIVDQEKMNLTNQAKFMHCLPVRRNLVVSDEVLDSSIVIEEANNRTYAAQAVLQEFLTSMK, encoded by the coding sequence ATGAAAAATTTCACAAGTGTTACCGACGTTGAAGACCCAATAGCTTTAATCAAAAAAGCTGCATTGTGCAAAAAATCTCCTTTTGAAAATGACCACTTGGGCAAACACAAAACACTCGGCCTTATTTTTTTCAACCCTAGCCTTAGAACCAGATTAAGCACTCAAAGAGCCGCTTACAACTTGGGGATGAACGTCATTGTCATGAATATCGACAAAGACAGTTGGAAACTTGAATTTGAGGATGGTCAAATAATGAATTCTGATAAAGCAGAGCATGTAAAAGAAGCAGTTGCGGTCATGAGCCAATATTGCGACCTACTTGGAGTTCGCACTTTCCCAGGATTAGTCAATAGAGATGAAGATTATTCTGAATTTATTTTAAATCAATTCATAAAATACTCAAGCGTTCCAATCATAAGCTTGGAGTCTGCCACACTCCATCCTCTTCAATCATTAGCCGACATGCTAACCATTGATGAATTGAAGATTGTAAAACCAAAAATTGTCCTTACTTGGGCTCCTCATATAAGAGCCTTGCCTCAAGCAGTTTCCAATTCATTTGTGGAATGGTGCAAGGCAAGCCAAGCTGACATCACCGTCACATGCCCTGAAGGATTTGAGCTATCTCCAGAATTCATGGAAGGCGTGAAACTTGAGCATAATCAAAAAGAAGCTTTTAAGGGTGCTGACATTATTTATGCTAAAAACTGGTCTTCATTCAATGACTATGGAAAGATCGGTCAGAATTTGGACCACTGGATTGTCGATCAAGAAAAAATGAATTTGACAAATCAAGCCAAGTTCATGCATTGCCTTCCCGTACGCAGAAACTTAGTAGTATCTGACGAAGTGCTTGACTCTTCCATCGTAATTGAAGAAGCGAATAACAGAACATACGCGGCACAAGCTGTATTGCAAGAATTCCTTACGTCAATGAAATAA
- a CDS encoding aspartate aminotransferase family protein → MELYNVYPLWDITIEKGHGTHVYDTEGKEYLDFYGGHAVISIGHSHPKFVKSIQEQVAKLAFYSNSIQNPLQEKLASKLNQACGMDDYQLFLCNSGAEANENALKLASFETGRKKVIAFEGAFHGRTSAAVEATDNPKIIAPINDNNNVITLPLNDKELLEQALMTKKYAAVIIEGIQGINGITIPDNDFLKSVEELCRKYDSKLILDEVQSGYGRSGKFFSFQHAGIQPDIITIAKGMGNGFPIGGVLIHPNIKPWFGQLGTTFGGNHLACAAGNAVLDALMEENMIENAHKMGEYFHLKASEIEGIQQVRGKGLMLGLEFNYPVTELRKKLLFESKIFTGASKQNNIMRILPPLNIEKGHIDYFLKELSQYLS, encoded by the coding sequence ATGGAACTCTATAATGTTTACCCCTTGTGGGATATCACTATTGAAAAAGGACACGGCACTCATGTTTATGATACTGAAGGCAAAGAGTATTTAGACTTTTATGGTGGACACGCTGTGATAAGTATCGGGCACAGTCATCCCAAGTTTGTGAAAAGCATCCAAGAACAAGTCGCCAAGCTCGCATTTTATTCAAATTCAATACAAAATCCACTTCAAGAAAAGCTTGCTTCAAAACTAAACCAAGCTTGTGGAATGGATGACTATCAGCTTTTTCTTTGCAATAGTGGAGCTGAAGCCAATGAAAACGCATTAAAGCTCGCATCTTTCGAAACAGGTCGCAAAAAAGTCATTGCCTTTGAAGGAGCTTTTCACGGCAGAACATCAGCCGCAGTCGAAGCTACTGACAATCCAAAGATTATCGCTCCTATCAATGACAACAACAATGTCATCACTCTACCGCTAAACGATAAAGAATTGCTGGAGCAAGCGTTAATGACAAAAAAATACGCTGCGGTAATCATCGAAGGAATACAAGGTATCAACGGCATCACAATTCCAGACAATGATTTTCTTAAATCTGTCGAGGAACTTTGCAGAAAATATGACTCAAAATTAATTCTTGACGAAGTGCAGTCAGGATATGGAAGGTCTGGAAAGTTCTTTTCTTTTCAACATGCCGGCATTCAACCTGATATTATTACAATTGCTAAAGGAATGGGCAATGGCTTCCCAATTGGCGGTGTCTTGATTCATCCAAATATCAAGCCTTGGTTTGGCCAATTAGGAACAACATTCGGTGGAAACCATTTGGCTTGCGCCGCAGGAAACGCTGTTCTGGATGCGCTCATGGAAGAAAACATGATTGAAAACGCTCATAAAATGGGCGAATACTTTCACCTTAAAGCATCTGAGATAGAAGGCATACAACAAGTCAGAGGCAAGGGCTTGATGTTAGGATTAGAGTTTAATTATCCAGTAACGGAATTAAGAAAAAAGCTTCTTTTCGAATCAAAAATTTTCACTGGAGCTTCCAAGCAAAACAATATCATGAGGATATTGCCTCCTCTCAACATAGAAAAAGGCCATATTGACTATTTCCTTAAAGAACTCTCCCAATACTTAAGCTAA